The Apium graveolens cultivar Ventura chromosome 10, ASM990537v1, whole genome shotgun sequence nucleotide sequence AAGATCGAAGTCCTGATGGACCAACctttgaggaacattcttcatagtcagaaggccagtggaaggctcatcaagtgggcgattgagttaggagaatttgatatcaaaTACAAGCCTCGAATGGCCATCAAGGCTCAGGCCTTAGCAGACTTCGTGGTCGAATGTACTGTTaacgaccaagaagtcggggggcaagagatagtaaccccagaaggaggaaagaaggagaaagatgaagaaataaccttaaaagagtattgggttctccattttgatGGAGCGTCCAAAAAAAATCTAGTGGTGCAggcctagtcttgcaaagccctgatgggtttatgattgaatatgctttgaagttggacttcccgactacgaacaacgaagcagaatatgaagcattGATAGCTGGTTTAGGCTTGTCTAGAGCCGTGAGGGCCAAAAACCTGAAGGTATGCAGAGACTCAAGACTTGTAGTTGTTCAAGTTAATGGGGAGTTTGAGGCCAAGGATGATACTATGGCCAAGTACCTGAGAGTCGTGAAGGGAATactgactcagttcgatgaatggtACGCAGAACATGTTCcgagagaggagaacactacGGCGGATGCCTTGTCTCAGTTCGCCTCGTCTGAAATCGAGAACTATCCGAGAAGTATTTACTTCCAGGTCTTGAAGACCCCTACTATTCATGTCATAAATCTGATAGCACCGGTTTGTATGGCAAGCTGTTGGATAGACTCGATCAAGACCCACTTAGAAATTGGATGGCTCCCCAATGATGCCCAGGAGGCACGCAAGTTGTTAGTTAGAGCGTTAAGATACTCGTTGATTGAAGGCCTTCTTTACAAAAGGTCCTTTGTTATTCCGTACTTGAAGTGCTTAAGACCTCTTGAATCAGAGGAGGCACTTAAAGAAGCCCATGAAGGGATttatggacaacacttggggggcagggccctcgctcacaagataactcggTTGGGGTTCTACTGGCCAACTATGATAGCCGATGCAAAGGCTTATGTGAAGAGATGCGACAGATGCCAGAGGCATGCTCCGATAGTACGACAGCCCCCAGAGAGGCTTACGTCAATCAGCACACCCATCCCTTTTGCAATGTGGGGGATGGACATACTTGGACCATTTCCAATGGCATCGGGACAGAGGAAGTTCATTGTGGTAGTCATAGACTACTTTACAAAATGGATTGAGGCTAAGgcactagccaagataaccaccaagcaaaTTACCCAATTCTTCTGGGAGAATGTGATATGCCGATATGGAATCCCACGCATCCTTGTCATGGATAATGGGAAATAATTTGATAATGCAGAGTTCAGAGAGTATTGCGACGATAATAACATAGAACTTCGCTTCAACTCCGTTGCAAATCCTCAGGCAAACGGGCAAGCAGAagttgctaacagaatcatccttgatggacttaagaagaGGGTTGAATGCTCGAGAAACACTTGGGTGGATGAGCTGCTGCCTATACTATGGGCATATCGAACCACTTGCAAAGTGAGAACTGAAGCGACCCCATTCATGCTGGCTTACGGAGCCGAGGCAGTGGTGCCCCTTAAAATCACTCATGGATCCCCTAGGATCGAAGCTTACGATCCAGACACAAACGAAGAAGGCATGAGGCCCGCTCTCGATCTCATTGACGAGGTCAGGGATGAAGCCAACGCCCGCAAtgcagagcatcaacgaagagcctccctctattataATAAacgggttaaagaaaggttccTTCAACAGGGAGATTTGGTTCTGAGGAAGATTGAGGCACCAGGAGTAGGGGAGAGAGGAAAGATAGCCCCCAACTGGGAAGGACCTTATAAGATCAGGAAGACACTGGGACGAGGACCCTATAAGTTATAGACCCTGAATGGTGATGAAGTGCATCGCACTTGGCATGCTTTGAACCTGAAGATTTATTATGTTTAGGACATTCACTACATGTTTCTAGTACTTAGTATTGGTTTTATAAATAAGGTCGACGAAACCATcttatgtaagggttgaacccatttccttgagatattatctatttatgcaagcttatttctatcatcttgtctaccaatttatttaagtacgagCATCTAAAGAATGCAAGTCCGGAAGGACCATATGccgaaaataaaagacaagtatGAAATGAAATTAAACGTAGTGCATAGATAAAAGGTCCTGAAGGATCATAAATTAAAGTCCCGAAGGACCAATAGGTTACAGACCAACAAGGTTCAAATTAATAAGTTCTGAAAATAAAAGCCACATACAGAAATCAAGGCCACACAAGGCCACATCATTCACTCATCAGAAGAGTCTTCCACCTCACCATCCGAGCCTTCCTCAGAAGAAGAACCATTGCTCCCTGGAATCGGCTCTCTCATCTTCCCTCGAAGGGCTGCCCTGGACTTGGGGCTACCCGAAGGGGCTTTGCCCTTAGAGCCAGAACTGGAACCCGAGTGACTGGAGCTCGACTGGGGCCTCATGCGAGGAGTCGAGGGCACAGATCCGGAAGGATGCTCAGATAGGTCCATAACAGGCAGCTTCCAGGGGCAAGATAGAAGGCTTGGATCAACCACATCCGGCCATATGCCTTGAGCGTCTTTGACTCCCCTATTCCAACCTATTTCCAGGTTAACGGGGCGTATCTCGTCATCGTGCTCATCCATCATTTTGGTGAACCTAGTGGATCTATGATAAGCAGCCTCGAGGTCCTTCTACTCCTTCTTCCTGTTCTCCTCTAAGCTAGCATATTTCTTCTCCATGATGGCGAGCTTTCCCTCCACCTAATGAGCCCTAGACTCCCACTCCCCCGAGGAAATAGTCATCTGCTTCATGGAAGTCTGCAATGCATTGTAGTCGCTTCTCATTTTGATGGCTTGAGGAGAGGACGCCGCAAAATAAGCATTGGCCTGACAAAGAAAATATGAGTTTGAGTATAAAGGGCCGAGCCCCCAAGGAGTGATTCCTATAATATTTTCCAAGTTTTAAGAAAAAGAGAACTTAAGTGAAAATTTGCACAAGTAGAAACATACCTGATAGAGGGCATGAGCTCCCAGCATCTCAGCCTCGATGAGTTTCTCACCAGAGGAGATGAATAAGAGGTCGGGAGGAGTAATGCAGTTTCTCGACCACTCGAGAGCAAGAGCCGGGTTGCCGAAAACGGAGTCGTTGGAAGAAATACCCCATCCGGGCTCGAAAGGGGTCCTGGCACTCCCGTCAAAATCCTTGGTCCTCTTAAGGCCAGATCCTGATGCCTCAAGGAAGGTAGGGACTTGGGAATATGGTTGGCCTTCTTGATGGCATCTCTGGCCATCCTGCCCGTAACAGCATCGCTCGGCTTGGCTATGGCGTCAAGAGCCTTAGCATCTGAAATAAGAAGAAAAGaaacaaatataaaaataaacttgtacaaagtaagggaaaataaggaTAAATACCCTCACTAGAGAGGCAACTAAGGCCAGCCTCGACAAGCTTGACTTCCATCACGAACTCCCAATAAGGGGTCCTCCCGTCATCGTCAATAAGAAGATCTCAGGCATGAAGCTCAGCATCAGAAAGGTTGAGAATGAAGTGGGAACTATCAACTGGGCTACTAAAGTCATGTCTGAAGTATACCCCCCCAGTCTTCATCCTTCCACTCAACGACCATAAATTTCTTGTTCCAATTATGGTTTGAGTCATTGAGGGAAATATTGTTCACCATTTGGGGAACGTGGGTTCGGTGTTGAATCACTACCCAACCAGGATGAGTCATAGGAGACGCCTTCATCATGAAGATACTACGGAACATTGTCACACTCAAAGGGATGCCTAAGTCATGGCATCTCACTATGAATAGAATGATGAAAGACCACCTATTAGGGTAGAGCTGGCATGGATGGATCTTGAGTTCGGCTAGAAGCCTCAGAATGAAGGGGTGCAGGGGGAACCTTAGCCCGGAGTTAAGGGCCGCCTTGAACACAAACAGCCTTTGGTGGCAAAGGTTACACGCCCTCTCACTTGGCTTAGCTCTACGAACCCTCAAGTGTCGGGCCAGGAGTAAGCCGACTTAATCACCTCGACGTCCTTCTCACGAAGCACACTTCGGTGATGGAATGCATCGAAATGGACGATACTAGGGTACTCGTTCGCTCTCTCATCCAACATATTCTTCAAACTGTTCGAATAACGATTAATTGAGAAGGGGGAGACAAGAGCTATACCTTGGAGTGAGCGTAGAGTAGCCCTCTTATGCATAGCTTCCTTTTCGGAGAAAGAAGACTTGACAGGGCCTTGCCCAC carries:
- the LOC141691852 gene encoding uncharacterized protein LOC141691852; this encodes MLNFQVVKAASTYNAIMGRRGIHAFKVVPSTYHMLLKFPTRNGIGEVRGDDKMARSCYVAALRPDGTGGRAVRAKNLKVCRDSRLVVVQVNGEFEAKDDTMAKYLRVVKGILTQFDEWYAEHVPREENTTADALSQFASSEIENYPRSIYFQVLKTPTIHVINLIAPVCMASCWIDSIKTHLEIGWLPNDAQEARKLLVRALRYSLIEGLLYKRSFVIPYLKCLRPLESEEALKEAHEGIYGQHLGGRALAHKITRLGFYWPTMIADAKAYVKRCDRCQRHAPIVRQPPERLTSISTPIPFAMWGMDILGPFPMASGQRKFIVVVIDYFTKWIEAKALAKITTKQITQFFWENANGQAEVANRIILDGLKKRVECSRNTWVDELLPILWAYRTTCKVRTEATPFMLAYGAEAVVPLKITHGSPRIEAYDPDTNEEGMRPALDLIDEVRDEANARNAEHQRRASLYYNKRVKERFLQQGDLVLRKIEAPGVGERGKIAPNWEGPYKIRKTLGRGPYKL